Proteins found in one Labrys wisconsinensis genomic segment:
- a CDS encoding P-II family nitrogen regulator, giving the protein MKIVMAIIKPFKLEEVRDALTAIGVHGLTVTEVKGYGRQKGHTEIYRGAEYAVSFLPKLKIEVAVPGDIVGKVIDAIGAAAKTGQIGDGKIFVTPIETAVRIRTGEKDLDAL; this is encoded by the coding sequence ATGAAAATTGTGATGGCCATCATCAAGCCGTTCAAGCTGGAGGAGGTCCGCGACGCGCTGACCGCCATCGGCGTGCACGGCCTGACCGTGACGGAGGTGAAGGGGTACGGACGGCAGAAAGGCCATACCGAGATCTATCGCGGCGCCGAATACGCCGTGAGCTTCCTGCCCAAGCTCAAGATCGAGGTCGCCGTTCCCGGCGACATCGTCGGCAAGGTGATCGATGCGATCGGCGCCGCCGCCAAGACCGGCCAGATCGGCGACGGCAAGATCTTCGTCACGCCCATCGAGACCGCGGTGCGCATCCGCACCGGCGAGAAGGACCTCGACGCGCTCTGA